From Onychostoma macrolepis isolate SWU-2019 chromosome 19, ASM1243209v1, whole genome shotgun sequence, a single genomic window includes:
- the LOC131526436 gene encoding uncharacterized protein LOC131526436, producing the protein MVQCGVSPGETGNVTAQDHTVSLSAVEMSSAETAEEHPSPFANIPALVCDHSYLPTRFGGLVENALVYIAEFVVRQILRKLSCDVCRASLVRDVRPASFDKNYHLLTLKNNGGLVIPSQGTVKVLRAAERVIRRASTIQAPKVSTVTHIVREEIGTEDVFLLGEHIDETQFGIDNHQSDLLSLVVSVFLKIRLHHVAKLASLELQKGSTRKKLCKTVLFQGL; encoded by the exons ATGGTTCAGTGTGGTGTCTCACCTGGTGAGACAGGCAATGTGACAGCCCAAGATCACACTGTGTCCCTGTCTGCTGTGGAGATGTCCTCTGCTGAAACTGCTGAAGAGCACCCATCTCCATTCGCCAACATTCCGGCCCTTGTGTGTGACCACAGTTATCTTCCCACTCGGTTTGGAGGTCTGGTGGAAAATGCTCTGGTCTACATAGCAGAGTTTGTAGTCCGGCAGATTCTTCGAAAGCTGTCCTGTGATGTGTGCCGTGCAAGCTTGGTCAGAGATGTTAGACCAGCTTCATTTGACAAGAACTACCACCTTCTAACCCTGAAAAACAACGGTGGCCTAGTGATTCCATCACAGGGCACAGTGAAG gtGCTGAGAGCTGCAGAGAGGGTGATCCGCCGAGCTTCAACAATACAAGCTCCTAAGGTGTCAACAGTCACGCACATTGTGCGGGAGGAGATTGGAACAGAGGATGTTTTCCTTCTTGGGGAGCACATTGACGAGACCCAGTTTGGCATCGACAACCATCAGTCTGACTTGTTGTCATTGGTTGTgtctgtgtttttaaagataagGCTCCACCATGTTGCCAAACTCGCCTCTCTTGAACTACAGAAAGGGAGCACGAGAAAGAAGCTCTGCAAAACAGTCCTCTTTCAGGGGCtttag